From Methanosphaera cuniculi, one genomic window encodes:
- the atwA gene encoding methyl coenzyme M reductase system, component A2, with product MSFIEVKNVTKKFDDTTVLEDISLNIEEGEVLGILGKSGSGKSVLLNMLRGIMDYAPDEGDIIFNVAYCPEFDYIDAPSKVGETYKDGYKFEAKEINLYKCSKKEFAAVKRRISIMLQRTFALYEEETVLQNIMRAFENQRDEDNINKAIKLLKMTKMEHRITHIARDLSGGEKQRIVLARQLAKNPMLFLADEPTGTLDPKTAQLIHDALLDGVKEKHITMVINSHWPEVIQDLSDRVIWLDEGKIKDEGTPEDIVPEFVKEIPQVIKHEEVEIGEPIIKMEDLKKYYFSVSRGVVKSVDGVTLTINEGEIASIVGLSGAGKTTLSKLIAGLIEPSEGDIEVRIGDDWVDMSKKGLANRGRATKHIGLLHQDFSLYPYKTILGNLTDGINLDLPPEFAKMKSIHVLTAVGFTEEEAASLLEKYPDQMSGGEKHRVAIAQVLIKEPTIVILDEPTGTMDPITRRQVTESILNAREELDQTFVIISHDMDFVLECCDTAALMRDGKLLDHGKPEKIVEELTSQERTKMLKNAEY from the coding sequence ATGAGCTTTATAGAAGTAAAAAATGTTACAAAAAAATTTGATGATACAACAGTACTAGAAGACATAAGTCTTAACATAGAAGAAGGAGAAGTACTTGGAATACTCGGAAAAAGTGGATCAGGAAAATCAGTACTCCTAAACATGCTACGTGGAATCATGGATTACGCACCAGATGAAGGAGATATAATATTCAATGTAGCATACTGCCCAGAATTTGACTATATAGATGCACCATCAAAAGTAGGTGAAACATACAAAGATGGATACAAATTCGAAGCAAAAGAAATAAACCTCTATAAATGTAGCAAAAAAGAATTTGCAGCAGTAAAAAGACGAATATCAATCATGCTCCAAAGAACATTCGCACTATATGAAGAAGAAACAGTACTCCAAAACATCATGAGAGCATTTGAAAATCAAAGAGATGAAGATAACATAAACAAAGCAATAAAACTTCTCAAAATGACAAAAATGGAACATAGAATCACACACATAGCTCGTGATCTAAGTGGAGGAGAAAAACAAAGAATCGTACTAGCTCGACAACTAGCAAAAAACCCAATGCTATTTTTAGCTGATGAACCAACAGGAACACTTGACCCAAAAACAGCACAACTCATACACGATGCACTACTTGATGGAGTAAAAGAAAAACACATTACAATGGTAATAAACTCACACTGGCCTGAAGTAATACAAGACCTATCAGACCGTGTAATATGGCTTGATGAAGGAAAAATCAAAGATGAAGGAACACCAGAGGATATAGTACCAGAATTTGTAAAAGAAATACCACAAGTAATAAAACATGAAGAAGTAGAAATTGGAGAACCAATAATCAAAATGGAAGATCTTAAAAAATACTACTTCTCAGTATCACGTGGAGTTGTAAAATCAGTAGATGGAGTAACACTCACAATAAATGAAGGAGAAATAGCAAGTATTGTAGGATTAAGTGGAGCAGGAAAAACTACACTTTCAAAGCTCATAGCAGGACTCATTGAACCATCAGAAGGAGATATTGAAGTAAGAATAGGAGATGACTGGGTAGATATGTCCAAAAAAGGATTAGCAAATCGTGGACGTGCAACAAAACACATTGGACTACTACACCAAGACTTCAGTTTATACCCATATAAAACAATACTTGGAAACCTAACTGATGGAATAAACCTTGACTTACCACCTGAATTTGCAAAAATGAAATCAATCCACGTACTAACAGCAGTAGGATTTACAGAAGAAGAAGCAGCATCACTACTTGAAAAATACCCTGACCAAATGAGTGGAGGAGAAAAACACAGAGTAGCAATAGCACAAGTACTAATTAAAGAACCAACAATTGTAATTCTTGATGAACCAACAGGAACAATGGATCCAATCACAAGACGTCAAGTAACAGAATCAATACTAAATGCACGAGAAGAACTAGATCAAACATTTGTAATAATTTCACACGATATGGACTTTGTACTTGAATGTTGTGATACAGCAGCATTAATGCGTGATGGAAAACTATTAGATCATGGAAAACCTGAAAAAATAGTAGAAGAATTAACATCACAAGAAAGAACAAAAATGCTTAAAAATGCAGAATACTAA